The Rhinolophus ferrumequinum isolate MPI-CBG mRhiFer1 chromosome 6, mRhiFer1_v1.p, whole genome shotgun sequence genome has a window encoding:
- the LOC117023728 gene encoding 40S ribosomal protein S27-like — MPLTKNLLHPSPEEKKRKHKKKRLMQSPNSCFMDGKCPGCYKITTVFSHAQTVVLCVGCFTVLCQPTGEKAKLTEGCSFRRKQH; from the coding sequence ATGCCTCTCACTAAGAATCTCCTTCATCCCTctccagaagagaagaaaaggaaacacaagaaGAAGCGCCTGATGCAGAGCCCCAATTCCTGCTTCATGGATGGGAAATGCCCAGGATGCTATAAAATCACTACCGTCTTTAGTCACGCACAAACAGTAGTTTTGTGTGTTGGCTGCTTCACGGTCCTCTGTCAGCCTACTGGAGAAAAAGCAAAGCTTACAGAAGGCTGCTCCTTCAGAAGGAAGCAGCACTAA